In the genome of Penaeus vannamei isolate JL-2024 chromosome 26, ASM4276789v1, whole genome shotgun sequence, one region contains:
- the LOC113822966 gene encoding neurotrophin 1-like produces the protein MALVLSVVLACAGVVLGSVHPPAYGHHRQPAYGHHAPAYGHQPAYKHDYCDPTVAPSCATNSTLSYCLEDTEYPEYEIKGAISAIHLFAKKYADIADQSADDLVDMVTKGQEEAFDYSYYTGASTRDSPYDATHWGGPEGYICPSEVVYAMPKRAQNVEGKWRVIVNDVHYYTQTARLETCLFPEAACRALSPCYQSHCTQKSVYHRFLSYDPCDPYKGLFIDIYKLPSACSCHLPA, from the exons ATGGCTCTCGTATTG TCGGTCGTTCTGGCTTGTGCCGGAGTCGTTCTGGGCTCCGTCCATCCCCCAGCATATGGTCATCATCGACAGCCCGCTTATGGTCATCATGCGCCTGCTTACGGTCATCAGCCTGCCTACAAGCACGATTACTGCGATCCAACTGTAGCGCCTTCATGTGCTACCAACTCTACTCTGTCCTACTGCTTGGAAGACACTGAGTATCCCGAGTATGAGATCAAGGGGGCCATCAGTGCCATTCATCTCTTCGCCAAGAAGTACGCTGATATTGCTGACCAGTCTGCTGATGACCTGGTAGACATGGTAACCAAGGGGCAGGAAGAGGCTTTCGACTACTCTTACTACACTGGGGCATCCACTAGGGACTCTCCTTACGATGCCACTCACTGGGGTGGTCCTGAGGGCTATATTTGTCCCTCAGAGGTGGTGTATGCCATGCCCAAACGTGCCCAGAACGTGGAGGGTAAGTGGCGCGTGATTGTCAACGACGTTCATTATTACACCCAGACTGCCCGCTTGGAGACCTGTCTGTTCCCAGAGGCTGCTTGTCGCGCCCTTTCCCCTTGCTATCAGAGTCACTGTACTCAGAAGTCAGTGTACCACCGCTTCTTGTCCTACGACCCATGTGATCCCTACAAGGGTCTCTTCATCGACATCTACAAGCTGCCTTCTGCCTGCTCCTGCCATCTTCCCGCATAA